In Plasmodium chabaudi chabaudi strain AS genome assembly, chromosome: 9, the sequence TGaagatatacaaaataaaaaagagaataataatatgattgATAATTGCTTaaggaaaattattaagcatatagagaaaaaacataaacTGGAATATATAAGTAATCCAAAAGAGTTAGAAAGCactgaaaataatagtaataataaggATGATAAagataacaataataatgataacaaaaagggaaaaaatgaaaaaaatgatgataaaatattacttGGTGTAATTAATCGTGATtataatgcaaaaaataaagacaatttattaaacagagaaattattttaaaaagaatTGATGAGTTGTTAAgaataacaaaaaagtcatcgatatttgtaaatactggtcttcatataatttttcgaAACATGTgtataaacaatttaaattcCCTGAACTTAGATTTGTTATTTCtcattaatttatattcaaataataattttaaaaataaattttttcattataatcaaaataataaacccACACATTTatctaataaaaattcagaggaaaatgataataatagtaagaCATTGGGGAATGAAAAAACGAAAGGATTGATTGAAGGTAATGAAacagaaaagaaaaataaaccaTCGTTAAATGAGGGTACAAACAACGCAGCTTCTGTTAATGCTCCACCATTAGGTTTACCATTATTAGGAAATACGATCAATAATAATGacgataataataatgtggAAACTAGGATAAATATACAAGAgcctaaaaataaaaatattaatagtgatatacataaagaattaacttatataattaaaatttttgctAATTGCTTATCAGAAGATAAATTAACTTTTAATTCGCTTtctcttttatattttatgtataaaaatgtattactAAATATAATGGCAATctcatttaattttctaTACAGTCTTAGTtcagaatttttttttttcaatgatacaataaatttaatttcacaatataatttaaaaaaagggCAATTACCATCCActttatattatgataGTATAAGAGCTTTTACAAATATCAAATctcattataaatattttttaagtatgacaaaaagaaaagaaaaggaaattccaaaagaaaatacccatgagaaaaaaatcaatGAGCCTCTCTTATTTAGCAGTTTATACAAAGATATAGACAAATTTAATGAGCAAAAAATTGCGcatgataaaaaatgtaataaagaaaatgaccaattaaaaaataataacaaaaaaatatatcgtACACATTTTGAGTTATTTTTAGAACAAGTTGAcaactttttaaaagatcaaaatatatgggaagaaataaataataaaaactcATTTGGTCATTcgtattttcaaataacaagaaggaataaaaaaaaaaaattgttggATGAAAGCATGTATATGATCggtaaatttaattataatttttatgacaTAAACGATAGATTGATtcctatatatttatatgctaaaaaaaatcttataaaaaaaaataagcattTTCGTAATGACTgggaaaaaagaaaacataattatcaatggaaggaaaaaaacataGAAGATGCACAGAATATCATAGAATTGGATAAAgagaaagaaaatgaaattaacAACCAATACCAAACAAAGAaaggaaagaaaaaaaaaagcataaACGTTATATTTGTACACGGGCTACGAGGACATGCTCTTCGTACTTGGAGATGTTCGAATATATACAAAGGATTCTCagattacaatttttattacaagaaaaaaacttttaaaaattgtaagacgaaaaaagaaaagaaaaataaaaggaatGAATGTCAGgatgatgataaaaagGCTAATGACTTATCAAACAATTATTCTTACAATGCAACagaagaaaaaacaaacaatGAGAATGATAATTCGAGTAAAAACAACataaatagtaatatatcAACTGACATAGTGGATATAAATTCAGGAAAAGAAAACAATAATGGAGATGATAAACTTatgcaatttttaaataatgcaaacagtttaaaagaagaaaaaaatgtaattatatttgatgacataaaaaaagaaataagaaaatatataaaaataaaaaataattttaaattgatAATTAATGATGATATTATTAAAGCATTAATGCTAAATTATAAGCCTAaccaaaatattattcctatgtttgtaaaaaatacaagtatagacaacaaaaaatttaaacaattatttttaaataataataaattgaaaAGTGAGTTAGAGCTATACAATGGCTCTGTCTCATATTTAGCATGgcctttttatatactccatttaaatagaaaaaaattgaatgtgttcatatttaattatttttcccCATTATATCCAATTGGAACATATTATGCTCAAACtggttttaaaaaagataaatggAGCAAAAATGTAGcgaataaaaatggaaatgatTTATTATCTGATGGAAAGAAAGATGAAAATGTGGAAAATagtgaaaatgaaataaccGAAACGAACGTAAATGAGAACAGCATATATTCTCATTTAAATCCactgaatattttttttaaaaaaaatgaaaacacGAAAGAAAAAGACTTTAaggaagaagaaaaatatttctatacTGATAGAATGTCCTTAGATGAGTTATCAgactttttattaattaaattgaaaaaattaaatattggGAAAAATAACGATATTGTATTTGTAGGACATTCTATGGGTGGTTTATTAACTCAGTATGTGTTATTAAAggatgataatattttaaataaaacaaaaaatgtttttttttacgcTTCACCACATTTTGGGTCTCCATTATCTTCAACatcatttcttttaaaaaactttCTATGCCCATATGTTATTCAACTAAATTCTTACAATTCAACACTAACTAATTTACAACAAAATTTCAATCAGCGAATTAAGAACACAGATATAAAAGTTTACTCTTTTTCTGAATCTGAGAAAACACCACTCCCGTTTTTTGGTAAGGAGATACACATATATCATTTCTTTTCCCTTTTACTGCATTTTAccactattttatttattctattatttccatttcatatatttataggtCTTTACACGATGATAGTGCCTTCTGTATTTTCCTACCTATACTATtcgaaaatatttttgattattaAAAGCTGCGACCATTTGGAAATtagcaaaataaatagcGAATCGgatgtaaaatattattatttaaataatgttttGAGGGGAATGCTAAAAGAAAGGCACCACCAAAAGGTAGTTAatccaaaataaaaacatttgtgcatatatatacaataaaatgCATGAAAACAGAAGTAGTAACTATgctataataatagtattcCTTCTTAACACTGCcaaatttgtataaattaAGATAAGAAGGATAACTatccattttgttttttttttaattttatattttttgagtattttttattattcataatattgtgtgaataaataattgtgcctattaaaaattaaggTGCCTTTATTCTAATATTGCATCTTGTTTTacttgtttatttattcgtTCATTATACACGCACATGTAATAAATCATATTCATATGTTTTTGTATTAACAATAAATGTTTTGTAAAAactataacaattttttaatttcatttgaagagaaataaacaaataaaatatggaaaatcatgaaaaaaaa encodes:
- a CDS encoding alpha/beta hydrolase, putative, producing the protein MYERFLKKISFVCTNVLPKIVTEEKKEKKGNSFKNSKKCRKKNIDNCRLLLRIEDKPNNNKRKKREKNKLPCYYKKDDRSFLYMIKKKKKKRAIHLFNDIVKTYKDTKFLSDFSLNFLYEFVKDEECLNYLKSKEVCTLLLILSQEFLGNNNNTNLNNDSSKESNEDNSDNILFSNERNNKILKLSCYLLKHLSLDKLENELLDDTFMLIFLMKLNYIFNKKKHVKYKDLKDNYSFYFYTFLFYYYLYVFNNIKTVTLFPNKRIFKCEFKTINELESVYKKYEHTKNSFYNINRYGSYECNSYDISNLKTKNDYINTQKYEDFLKYNYIINFNSLKNKFNIFFKFNDVSNIHFVTKLDKFHVLQINYYYCITKKRSDIIAKSVNKNFPVYFNLLLKLNDSISNRRWNNINDSVNNSSNIASINHATNEKTGWKGKKSNGTLSNEKDSEKNRHNDDNKSTNNLLLKNLNNKGKRNKNKILLTELLYQSLDYFTLNEDIQNKKENNNMIDNCLRKIIKHIEKKHKLEYISNPKELESTENNSNNKDDKDNNNNDNKKGKNEKNDDKILLGVINRDYNAKNKDNLLNREIILKRIDELLRITKKSSIFVNTGLHIIFRNMCINNLNSLNLDLLFLINLYSNNNFKNKFFHYNQNNKPTHLSNKNSEENDNNSKTLGNEKTKGLIEGNETEKKNKPSLNEGTNNAASVNAPPLGLPLLGNTINNNDDNNNVETRINIQEPKNKNINSDIHKELTYIIKIFANCLSEDKLTFNSLSLLYFMYKNVLLNIMAISFNFLYSLSSEFFFFNDTINLISQYNLKKGQLPSTLYYDSIRAFTNIKSHYKYFLSMTKRKEKEIPKENTHEKKINEPLLFSSLYKDIDKFNEQKIAHDKKCNKENDQLKNNNKKIYRTHFELFLEQVDNFLKDQNIWEEINNKNSFGHSYFQITRRNKKKKLLDESMYMIGKFNYNFYDINDRLIPIYLYAKKNLIKKNKHFRNDWEKRKHNYQWKEKNIEDAQNIIELDKEKENEINNQYQTKKGKKKKSINVIFVHGLRGHALRTWRCSNIYKGFSDYNFYYKKKTFKNCKTKKEKKNKRNECQDDDKKANDLSNNYSYNATEEKTNNENDNSSKNNINSNISTDIVDINSGKENNNGDDKLMQFLNNANSLKEEKNVIIFDDIKKEIRKYIKIKNNFKLIINDDIIKALMLNYKPNQNIIPMFVKNTSIDNKKFKQLFLNNNKLKSELELYNGSVSYLAWPFYILHLNRKKLNVFIFNYFSPLYPIGTYYAQTGFKKDKWSKNVANKNGNDLLSDGKKDENVENSENEITETNVNENSIYSHLNPLNIFFKKNENTKEKDFKEEEKYFYTDRMSLDELSDFLLIKLKKLNIGKNNDIVFVGHSMGGLLTQYVLLKDDNILNKTKNVFFYASPHFGSPLSSTSFLLKNFLCPYVIQLNSYNSTLTNLQQNFNQRIKNTDIKVYSFSESEKTPLPFFGLYTMIVPSVFSYLYYSKIFLIIKSCDHLEISKINSESDVKYYYLNNVLRGMLKERHHQKVVNPK